The following coding sequences lie in one Glycine max cultivar Williams 82 chromosome 19, Glycine_max_v4.0, whole genome shotgun sequence genomic window:
- the LOC102663087 gene encoding uncharacterized protein codes for MSEEVDMNVENEEDVGVKVEHVDCSDVFNTFQLFATHDEILHWAQSVAHEIGFVVVIMRLDTNTSVRGRTSFLLIACKRSGEYRPKKNDLVRTCTDSRKCGYQFKLHAKPILGGEGWMVKLICGIHNHKMAKSFVGHSYTGRLTKDEKLVVADMTKSMFRGLFMKVDALPEAIVIHRDLSLINAVKTVFSDATNLLFRFHIDKNVKAKCKTLAAQKNA; via the exons atgtctgaagaagttgatatgaatgttGAAAATGAGGAAGATGTTGGCGTGAAAGTAGAACACGTTGATTGCTCTGATGTCTTTAATACTTTTCAG TTGTTTGCTACCCATGATGAAATTTTACATTGGGCTCAATCGGTGgctcatgaaattggatttgttGTCGTAATAATGAGGTTAGACACAAATACTAGTGTTAGAGGAAGGACCTCATTTCTATTAATAGCTTGCAAAAGGAGTGGTGAATATAGGCCTAAGAAGAATGATTTGGTAAGAACATGCACTGACAGTAGAAAATGTGGATATCAGTTTAAGTTGCATGCGAAGCCAATTTTGGGAGGAGAaggatggatggtgaagttaatttgtgggattcacaatcatAAAATGGCAAAGTCATTTGTTGGGCATTCATATACAGGTCGACTGACTAAAGATGAGAAGCTTGTTGttgctgatatgacgaagtccatg TTTCGGGGTCTTTTCATGAAAGTTGATGCACTCCCTGAGGCTATTGTTATTCACAGAGATTTGTCTTTGAttaatgcagtgaaaactgtattcTCGGATGCTACAAACTTGTTGTTTCGGTTTCACATtgacaagaatgtgaaggcaaaaTGCAAAACCTTGGCTGCTCAAAAGAATGCATGA